A section of the Saccharopolyspora gregorii genome encodes:
- a CDS encoding HAD-IIA family hydrolase, with product MTGTLLDHHDAVLLDLDGTVYRGGQLAPGADEAIEEVRRKGVQVRYVTNNASKPAQAVADHLNALGLQATADEVSTSAQAGAALLAEQLPTGAKVLVVGSEALAAEVEQLGLTPVRENADEPVAVVQGHSPDTGWWNLAEACLAIRAGATWVACNADATLPTERGELPGNGSMVAALRAATGQEPQVAGKPERPLLDRAVSSARAGRPLMVGDRLDTDISGAVRSGMPSLMVLTGVGTPADALFAPVELRPEHIADDLRGLHLPHEVTAVGDQPDWKVRVADGVLELSAASDRPESSGTREHALGALRALCAAWWPVGSGHVTVRSADSTSTDALRRLGFA from the coding sequence GTGACCGGAACGCTGCTCGACCACCACGACGCGGTGCTGCTCGACCTCGACGGCACCGTGTACCGCGGCGGCCAACTCGCGCCCGGGGCGGACGAGGCCATCGAGGAGGTGCGCCGGAAGGGCGTGCAGGTGCGGTACGTGACGAACAACGCGTCCAAACCGGCACAGGCCGTCGCCGACCACCTCAACGCGCTCGGCCTGCAGGCCACCGCGGACGAGGTGAGCACCAGCGCTCAAGCCGGTGCCGCCCTGCTCGCCGAACAGCTGCCGACCGGCGCGAAGGTGCTCGTCGTCGGCTCGGAGGCGCTCGCAGCGGAGGTCGAGCAGCTCGGACTCACCCCGGTCCGGGAGAACGCGGACGAACCGGTCGCGGTCGTGCAAGGCCACTCCCCGGACACCGGGTGGTGGAACCTGGCGGAAGCGTGCCTGGCCATCCGCGCCGGAGCGACGTGGGTCGCCTGCAACGCGGACGCCACGCTCCCCACCGAACGCGGTGAGCTGCCGGGCAACGGCTCCATGGTCGCGGCGTTGCGCGCGGCGACCGGTCAGGAACCGCAGGTCGCCGGCAAACCGGAACGCCCGTTGCTGGACCGCGCCGTGTCTTCGGCGCGGGCCGGTCGGCCGCTGATGGTCGGAGACCGACTCGACACCGACATCAGCGGTGCCGTGCGGTCCGGGATGCCCTCGCTGATGGTCCTGACCGGGGTGGGAACCCCGGCCGACGCGTTGTTCGCGCCGGTGGAACTCCGTCCCGAGCACATCGCGGACGATCTGCGCGGATTGCACCTGCCGCACGAGGTGACCGCCGTCGGCGACCAGCCCGACTGGAAGGTTCGAGTCGCGGACGGTGTTCTCGAACTGTCGGCCGCGTCGGACCGGCCGGAGTCGTCCGGGACGCGGGAGCACGCGCTCGGTGCGCTCCGGGCCCTGTGCGCCGCGTGGTGGCCGGTCGGCTCCGGGCACGTGACCGTGCGCTCGGCGGATTCCACGTCCACCGATGCGTTGCGCCGATTGGGCTTCGCCTGA
- the tyrS gene encoding tyrosine--tRNA ligase, translating to MSEHILDELSWRGLIAQSTDLDALRSDLDSGPLTLYAGFDPTAPSLHAGHLIPLLTLRRFQLAGHRPVVLSGGATGLIGDPRDVGERNLHDEDTVRAWTERIGHQLAKFVDFDETSTGALVADNSDWTAQLPVTQFLRDVGKHFSINTMLARETVKRRLEGDGLSYTEFSYMLLQANDYVQLYRRHGTRLQLGGSDQWGNIVAGVDLLRRQENATAHALTLPLVTDAEGRKFGKSTGGGNVWLDPELTSPYAWYQYFVNSADADVAKYLRLFTFLDREEIEELERTTAERPQQRAGQRRLAEELTTLVHGADQTRQVIAASQALFGRGDFAELDEATLDAVMAEVPTGEVRLSDEPTIVDLLVEAGLAQGRGAARRTVNEGGAYVNNTKIADETWSPSKDDLLHGHWAVIRRGKRHTAGIKVLY from the coding sequence GTGAGTGAGCACATCCTTGACGAGCTGTCCTGGCGCGGCCTGATCGCGCAATCCACCGACCTCGACGCGCTGCGTTCGGACCTGGATTCCGGGCCGCTCACTCTCTACGCGGGCTTCGACCCCACCGCACCCAGCCTGCACGCCGGCCACCTGATCCCGCTGCTGACGCTGCGCCGCTTCCAGCTCGCCGGGCACCGCCCGGTGGTGCTCTCCGGCGGCGCGACCGGCCTGATCGGTGACCCGCGGGACGTCGGGGAGCGCAACCTGCACGACGAGGACACGGTCCGGGCGTGGACCGAGCGGATCGGCCACCAGCTGGCGAAGTTCGTCGACTTCGACGAGACCTCGACCGGCGCGCTGGTCGCCGACAACTCGGACTGGACGGCGCAGCTGCCGGTCACCCAGTTCCTCCGCGACGTCGGCAAGCACTTCTCGATCAACACGATGCTCGCGCGGGAGACGGTGAAGCGCCGCCTGGAGGGCGACGGCCTGTCCTACACCGAGTTCAGCTACATGCTGCTGCAGGCCAACGACTACGTGCAGCTCTACCGCAGGCACGGCACCCGGTTGCAGCTCGGCGGCTCCGACCAGTGGGGCAACATCGTCGCCGGCGTGGACCTGCTGCGCCGCCAGGAGAACGCCACCGCCCACGCGCTGACCCTGCCGCTGGTCACCGACGCGGAAGGGCGGAAGTTCGGCAAGTCCACCGGCGGCGGCAACGTGTGGCTCGATCCGGAGCTGACCTCGCCGTACGCCTGGTACCAGTACTTCGTGAACTCCGCGGACGCGGACGTCGCCAAGTACCTGCGCCTGTTCACCTTCCTCGACCGCGAGGAGATCGAGGAGCTGGAGCGCACCACCGCCGAACGCCCGCAGCAGCGCGCCGGCCAGCGCAGGCTCGCCGAGGAGCTGACGACCCTGGTGCACGGTGCCGACCAGACCCGCCAGGTGATCGCCGCCAGCCAGGCGCTGTTCGGCCGCGGCGACTTCGCGGAGCTGGACGAGGCGACGCTGGACGCGGTCATGGCCGAGGTCCCCACCGGCGAAGTGCGCCTGTCCGACGAGCCCACCATCGTCGACCTGCTGGTCGAAGCGGGTCTCGCGCAGGGCCGCGGCGCCGCGCGGCGCACCGTCAACGAGGGCGGCGCCTACGTCAACAACACCAAAATCGCTGATGAGACGTGGTCTCCGTCGAAGGACGACCTGCTGCACGGCCACTGGGCGGTCATCCGACGTGGCAAGCGTCACACTGCGGGGATCAAGGTGCTGTACTAG
- a CDS encoding DNA-3-methyladenine glycosylase: protein MSHQLTRAELAHDPLRVARSLLGCELRSSHPEGDVRVRLVEVEAYRGGDDPASHCYRGKTQRNAVMFGPAGHLYVYFVYGLHFCINVVCTEDGVPGAVLLRAAEVLDGTELARSRRPAVRKDVQLASGPARLAGVLGITREHNGIDLTDPDSPIRLLDGPAVDEDDVRTGPRVGVATAVDLPWRSWIDGSPAVSPYRRGGRRRIRDQA, encoded by the coding sequence GTGAGCCACCAGTTGACGCGAGCGGAACTCGCCCACGACCCCCTCCGGGTGGCCCGCAGCCTGCTCGGCTGCGAGCTGCGGTCCAGCCACCCGGAGGGCGACGTGCGGGTGCGGCTCGTCGAGGTCGAGGCGTACCGCGGCGGCGACGACCCGGCCTCGCACTGCTACCGCGGCAAGACGCAGCGCAACGCGGTGATGTTCGGCCCGGCCGGGCACCTCTACGTCTACTTCGTCTACGGGCTGCACTTCTGCATCAACGTCGTGTGCACCGAGGACGGCGTGCCCGGCGCGGTGCTGCTGCGCGCGGCCGAGGTCCTCGACGGCACCGAGCTGGCCCGCAGCCGCCGCCCCGCGGTGCGCAAGGACGTCCAGCTCGCCAGCGGCCCCGCCCGGCTGGCCGGCGTCCTCGGCATCACCCGCGAGCACAACGGCATCGACCTCACCGACCCGGACTCGCCGATCCGGCTGCTCGACGGCCCCGCCGTCGACGAGGACGACGTGCGCACCGGGCCGCGCGTCGGCGTCGCCACCGCGGTCGACCTGCCCTGGCGGTCCTGGATCGACGGCTCCCCGGCGGTGAGCCCCTACCGGCGCGGGGGACGCCGGCGCATCCGGGACCAGGCATGA
- the argH gene encoding argininosuccinate lyase, producing the protein MTQQGSEPTKLWGGRFASGPAEAMAALSLSTHFDWRLAPYDIAGSRAHARVLHAAGLLTADELERMHQGLDVLAADVESGAFQPVIDDEDVHTALERGLLERVGADLGGKLRAGRSRNDQVATLFRMWLRDATRRVAAGVLDVVDALAEQARAHPDAVLPGRTHLQHAQPVLLGHHLLAHCQALLRDVSRLRDWDARTAFSPYGSGALAGSSLGLDPQAVAAELGFDGAVDNSIDGTASRDFAAESAFCLAMLAVNLSRVAEEVIIWNTAEFGYVTLDDAWATGSSIMPQKKNPDVAELARGKSGRLIGNLTGLLATLKAQPLAYNRDLQEDKEPVFDSVEQLDLLLPAMAGMLGTLTFHTERLAELAPAGFTLATDIAEWLVRQGVPFRVAHEASGECVRTAEARGIGLDELTDEELTAAHPALTPQVREVLTVPGSIASRDAHGGTAPDRVREQRDRVFAAIEAHRAWLAA; encoded by the coding sequence GTGACCCAGCAAGGCAGCGAGCCCACCAAGCTGTGGGGCGGCCGCTTCGCCTCCGGCCCGGCCGAAGCGATGGCCGCGCTGAGCCTGTCCACCCACTTCGACTGGCGGCTGGCCCCCTACGACATCGCCGGATCCCGCGCGCACGCCCGCGTGCTGCACGCGGCCGGGCTGCTCACGGCCGACGAGCTGGAGCGGATGCACCAGGGCCTCGACGTGCTCGCCGCCGACGTCGAGTCCGGCGCGTTCCAGCCCGTCATCGACGACGAGGACGTGCACACCGCTCTCGAACGCGGGCTGCTCGAACGCGTCGGCGCCGACCTCGGCGGCAAGCTGCGCGCAGGCCGCTCCCGCAACGACCAGGTCGCCACCCTGTTCCGGATGTGGCTGCGCGACGCCACCCGCCGCGTCGCCGCCGGCGTGCTCGACGTCGTCGACGCCCTCGCCGAGCAGGCCCGGGCGCACCCGGACGCGGTGCTGCCCGGCCGCACCCACCTGCAGCACGCGCAGCCGGTGCTGCTCGGCCACCACCTGCTCGCGCACTGCCAGGCGCTGCTGCGCGACGTGAGCAGGCTGCGGGACTGGGACGCGCGCACCGCGTTCTCCCCGTACGGGTCCGGCGCCCTCGCCGGTTCCTCGCTGGGCCTGGACCCGCAGGCCGTGGCCGCCGAGCTCGGCTTCGACGGCGCGGTGGACAACTCCATCGACGGCACCGCCTCCCGCGACTTCGCGGCCGAATCGGCGTTCTGCCTGGCCATGCTCGCGGTGAACCTGTCCCGGGTCGCCGAAGAGGTGATCATCTGGAACACCGCCGAGTTCGGCTACGTCACGCTCGACGACGCCTGGGCCACCGGCAGCTCGATCATGCCGCAGAAGAAGAACCCCGACGTCGCCGAACTGGCCCGCGGCAAGTCCGGGCGGCTCATCGGCAACCTGACCGGGCTGCTCGCGACGCTGAAGGCGCAGCCGCTGGCCTACAACCGGGACCTGCAGGAGGACAAGGAGCCGGTCTTCGACTCCGTCGAACAGCTCGACCTGCTGCTGCCCGCGATGGCCGGGATGCTCGGCACGCTCACCTTCCACACCGAGCGGCTCGCCGAACTCGCGCCGGCCGGGTTCACCCTCGCCACCGACATCGCCGAATGGCTCGTCCGCCAGGGCGTGCCGTTCCGGGTGGCGCACGAGGCGTCGGGGGAGTGCGTGCGCACCGCCGAAGCCCGCGGCATCGGGCTCGACGAGCTCACCGACGAGGAGCTCACCGCCGCGCACCCCGCGCTCACCCCGCAGGTGCGGGAGGTGCTGACCGTTCCCGGCTCCATCGCCTCCCGCGACGCCCACGGCGGCACCGCGCCCGACCGGGTGCGCGAGCAGCGGGACCGCGTGTTCGCCGCGATCGAGGCGCATCGCGCCTGGCTGGCGGCGTGA
- a CDS encoding arginine repressor: MSTRAARQARIVELVSAMGIRSQTELARLLAGDGIDVTQATLSRDLDELGAVKLRGPDGGAAVYVIPEDGSPVRGVQGGTTRLSRLLAELLVSADGSGNLTVLRTPPGAAQFLASAIDRAALLEAVGSIAGDDTVMVVAREPLTGLDLAERFTNMASGERARPEDGEPGDAHPAGGEDDDRPNPHHPNDSR; this comes from the coding sequence ATGAGCACCCGGGCGGCCCGGCAGGCCCGCATCGTCGAGCTCGTCTCGGCGATGGGCATCCGCAGCCAGACCGAGCTCGCGCGGCTGCTCGCCGGGGACGGCATCGACGTCACCCAGGCCACGCTGTCCCGCGACCTCGACGAACTGGGCGCGGTGAAGCTGCGCGGTCCCGACGGGGGAGCCGCCGTCTACGTCATCCCCGAGGACGGCAGCCCCGTCCGCGGCGTGCAGGGCGGCACCACCCGGCTCAGCAGGCTGCTGGCGGAACTGCTCGTGTCCGCCGACGGTTCCGGCAACCTCACCGTGCTGCGCACCCCACCGGGCGCCGCGCAGTTCCTGGCCAGCGCCATCGACCGCGCCGCCCTGCTCGAAGCCGTCGGCTCCATCGCGGGCGACGACACCGTCATGGTCGTCGCCCGCGAACCGCTCACCGGCCTCGACCTCGCCGAACGGTTCACCAACATGGCCTCCGGCGAACGCGCCCGGCCCGAGGACGGCGAACCGGGCGACGCGCACCCCGCCGGCGGCGAGGACGATGACCGACCGAATCCGCACCATCCGAACGACTCCCGATAA
- the argF gene encoding ornithine carbamoyltransferase, translating into MTLRHFLRDDDLSPQEQTDILDLAARFKADRNGDRSLEGRSIAVIFEKNSTRTRMSFEVGIHQLGGQPLVVDGRMMQLGREETIEDTSRVLSRYVDAVVWRTFAQPRIEAMAGAATVPVINALTDEFHPCQVLADLQTVRERHGELPGRTLTYLGDGANNMAHSLLVGGVTAGMHVRIGAPDGFAPAQWVLDAANKRAAETGGSVRVDTDPRAAVDGADVLVTDSWTSMGQENDGKDRVSPFRPFQINAELLAATGVESTVLHCLPAHRGWEVTDDVLDGPASAVFDEAENRLHAQKALLAWLVQRS; encoded by the coding sequence GTGACGCTCCGGCACTTCCTGCGCGACGACGACCTGAGCCCGCAGGAGCAGACCGACATCCTCGACCTCGCCGCTCGGTTCAAGGCCGACCGCAACGGGGACCGCTCGCTGGAGGGCCGCTCCATCGCGGTCATCTTCGAGAAGAACTCCACCCGCACCCGGATGTCCTTCGAAGTCGGCATCCACCAGCTCGGCGGCCAGCCGCTGGTCGTCGACGGCCGCATGATGCAGCTCGGCCGCGAGGAGACCATCGAGGACACCTCGCGGGTGCTGTCCCGCTACGTCGACGCCGTCGTCTGGCGCACCTTCGCGCAGCCGCGCATCGAGGCGATGGCGGGCGCGGCCACCGTGCCCGTCATCAACGCGCTCACCGACGAGTTCCACCCCTGCCAGGTCCTCGCCGACCTGCAGACCGTGCGGGAGCGCCACGGCGAACTGCCCGGCCGCACCCTCACCTACCTCGGCGACGGCGCCAACAACATGGCGCACTCGTTGCTGGTCGGCGGCGTCACCGCGGGCATGCACGTCCGCATCGGCGCCCCCGACGGCTTCGCCCCCGCCCAGTGGGTGCTGGACGCGGCGAACAAGCGGGCCGCCGAGACCGGCGGTTCCGTGCGCGTCGACACCGACCCGCGCGCCGCCGTCGACGGGGCCGACGTGCTCGTCACCGACTCCTGGACCTCGATGGGCCAGGAGAACGACGGCAAGGACCGGGTCAGCCCGTTCCGCCCCTTCCAGATCAACGCCGAACTGCTCGCCGCCACCGGCGTCGAGAGCACCGTGCTGCACTGCCTGCCCGCGCACCGCGGCTGGGAGGTCACCGACGACGTGCTCGACGGACCGGCCAGCGCCGTGTTCGACGAAGCCGAGAACCGGCTGCACGCGCAGAAGGCACTGCTGGCCTGGCTGGTGCAGCGGTCATGA
- the argB gene encoding acetylglutamate kinase: protein MSADQSRADQSRADQSRADQSPADRLATAAEKANVLVEALPWLERFHGATVVVKYGGNAMIDDELKAAFAQDMVFLRLAGLHPVVVHGGGPQITTMLDRLGMAGEFRGGLRVTTPETLDVVRMVLVGQVGRELVGLINQHGPHAVGMSGEDAQLFTAARRTATVDGEPVDVGLVGDVVAVNPDAVLDLISAGRIPVVSTVAPDVDGVVHNVNADTAAGALAVALGAEKLVVLTDVEGLYTDWPDRSSLVARLDADELEALLPGLAAGMVPKMEACLRAVRGGVPRAHVIDGRLAHSVLLEVFTSAGVGTMVLPGQEGEPA from the coding sequence ATGAGCGCCGACCAGAGCCGCGCCGACCAGAGCCGCGCCGACCAGAGCCGCGCAGACCAGAGCCCGGCCGACCGGCTCGCCACCGCCGCCGAGAAGGCCAACGTGCTGGTCGAAGCGCTGCCCTGGCTGGAGCGCTTCCACGGCGCCACCGTCGTCGTCAAGTACGGCGGCAACGCCATGATCGACGACGAGCTCAAGGCCGCGTTCGCGCAGGACATGGTGTTCCTGCGCCTCGCCGGGCTGCACCCCGTCGTCGTGCACGGCGGCGGACCGCAGATCACCACCATGCTCGACCGGCTCGGCATGGCGGGCGAATTCCGCGGCGGGCTGCGCGTCACCACCCCCGAAACCCTCGACGTGGTGCGGATGGTGCTCGTCGGCCAGGTCGGCCGCGAACTCGTCGGCCTCATCAACCAGCACGGACCGCACGCCGTCGGCATGTCCGGCGAGGACGCGCAGCTGTTCACCGCGGCCCGCCGCACCGCCACCGTCGACGGCGAACCCGTCGACGTCGGCCTCGTCGGCGACGTCGTCGCCGTCAACCCGGACGCCGTGCTCGACCTGATCAGCGCCGGGCGCATCCCCGTCGTGTCCACCGTGGCCCCCGACGTGGACGGCGTGGTGCACAACGTCAACGCCGACACCGCCGCGGGCGCGCTCGCCGTCGCCCTCGGCGCCGAGAAGCTCGTGGTGCTCACCGACGTCGAAGGGCTCTACACCGACTGGCCGGACCGCTCCTCGCTCGTCGCCCGCCTCGACGCCGACGAGCTCGAAGCGCTGCTGCCCGGCCTCGCCGCCGGGATGGTGCCGAAGATGGAGGCATGCCTGCGGGCCGTGCGCGGCGGCGTGCCGCGCGCCCACGTCATCGACGGCAGGCTCGCGCACTCGGTGCTGCTCGAAGTGTTCACCAGCGCAGGCGTCGGAACGATGGTGCTGCCCGGACAGGAAGGCGAACCCGCATGA
- the argJ gene encoding bifunctional glutamate N-acetyltransferase/amino-acid acetyltransferase ArgJ produces MSVTAPAGFRAAGVAAGIKPTGALDLALVVNDGPRHTAAGVFTTNKVKAAPVLWSQQVLQERSLHAVVLNSGGANACTGPEGFQDTHATAEKVAEVLGVGAIDVAVCSTGLIGERLPMPAVVSGVDGAAAALAGTAEAGTAAATAVLTTDSKAKQATAAGNGFGVGGFAKGAGMLAPNMATMLSVLTTDAVVEPDVLDTALRAATRTTFDRLDVDGGTSTNDTVLVLASGASGVEPSAAELTDVLTAISTDLVRQLQADAEGATKAVDITVRGARTEDDAVHIGRIIAEDNLVKTALFGSDPNWGRIAMALGRAQAEIDVSRVEIITNGVSLFVGGLPNRDRGEADLTGRDIEIVVDLHLGDQAATILSTDLSHDYVEENSAYSS; encoded by the coding sequence ATGAGCGTCACCGCCCCCGCCGGATTCCGGGCGGCCGGCGTGGCCGCCGGGATCAAGCCCACCGGCGCGCTCGACCTGGCCCTCGTGGTCAACGACGGCCCGCGGCACACCGCCGCCGGGGTCTTCACCACCAACAAGGTCAAGGCCGCACCCGTGCTGTGGTCCCAGCAGGTGCTGCAGGAACGCAGCCTGCACGCCGTGGTGCTCAACTCCGGCGGCGCCAACGCCTGCACCGGTCCCGAAGGCTTCCAGGACACCCACGCCACCGCCGAGAAGGTCGCCGAAGTCCTCGGCGTCGGCGCCATCGACGTGGCCGTCTGCTCCACCGGGCTGATCGGCGAACGCCTCCCGATGCCCGCCGTCGTGTCCGGAGTGGACGGTGCTGCCGCCGCGCTCGCCGGGACCGCCGAGGCGGGCACCGCCGCCGCCACCGCCGTGCTCACCACCGACAGCAAGGCCAAGCAGGCCACCGCCGCCGGGAACGGGTTCGGCGTCGGCGGCTTCGCCAAGGGCGCCGGGATGCTCGCGCCCAACATGGCCACCATGCTCAGCGTGCTCACCACCGACGCCGTCGTGGAACCGGACGTGCTGGACACCGCGCTGCGCGCCGCGACCCGCACCACCTTCGACCGGCTCGACGTGGACGGCGGCACCTCCACCAACGACACCGTGCTGGTGCTGGCCTCCGGCGCCTCCGGCGTGGAACCGAGCGCCGCGGAGCTCACCGACGTCCTCACCGCCATCAGCACCGACCTGGTGCGCCAGCTGCAGGCCGACGCCGAAGGCGCCACCAAGGCCGTCGACATCACCGTGCGCGGCGCCCGCACCGAGGACGACGCCGTCCACATCGGACGGATCATCGCCGAGGACAACCTGGTCAAGACGGCGCTGTTCGGCTCCGACCCGAACTGGGGCCGGATCGCGATGGCGCTCGGCCGGGCCCAGGCCGAGATCGACGTCAGCCGCGTCGAGATCATCACCAACGGCGTCTCGCTGTTCGTGGGCGGACTGCCCAACCGGGACCGCGGCGAAGCCGACCTCACCGGCCGCGACATCGAGATCGTCGTGGACCTGCACCTCGGCGACCAGGCCGCCACCATCCTGTCCACCGACCTGTCCCACGACTACGTCGAAGAGAACAGCGCGTACTCCTCATGA
- the argC gene encoding N-acetyl-gamma-glutamyl-phosphate reductase encodes MVIRVAVAGASGYAGGELLRLLLAHPEVEIGTLTAGGNAGTKLGAHHPNLLPLADRELTETTVAELSGHDVVFLALPHGHSAAIAAELGADTLVVDCGADHRLNDPEAWTRWYGGDHPGTWPYGVPELPGKRAELRTANRIAVAGCFPTVASLALAPAFAAGLVAPEAQVVAVTGTSGAGRALKPHLLSAEVMGSASAYGVAGAHRHTPEMVQNLSAVAGEPVAVSFTPVLAPMPRGILATCSAPLRGDLDTAAARKVYLDAYGEEPFVQVLPEGSWPQTSATLGANTVHLQVAVDADARRLVVIGAEDNLTKGTAGGAVQCMNLAKGLPETTGLPLAGIAP; translated from the coding sequence ATGGTGATTCGGGTGGCAGTGGCGGGTGCGAGCGGCTACGCGGGCGGAGAACTCCTCCGCCTGCTGCTGGCGCACCCCGAAGTCGAGATCGGAACGCTGACCGCCGGGGGCAACGCGGGCACCAAGCTCGGCGCGCACCACCCGAACCTGCTGCCGCTCGCCGACCGCGAGCTCACCGAGACCACCGTCGCCGAACTCTCCGGCCACGACGTCGTGTTCCTCGCGCTGCCGCACGGGCACTCCGCGGCCATCGCCGCCGAACTCGGCGCGGACACCCTCGTCGTGGACTGCGGTGCCGACCACCGGCTCAACGATCCCGAGGCGTGGACCCGCTGGTACGGCGGTGACCACCCCGGCACCTGGCCCTACGGCGTCCCCGAACTCCCCGGCAAGCGGGCGGAACTGCGCACCGCGAACCGGATCGCCGTCGCGGGCTGCTTCCCCACGGTGGCCTCGCTGGCGCTGGCACCCGCCTTCGCCGCCGGTCTCGTCGCGCCCGAAGCGCAGGTCGTTGCGGTCACCGGCACCTCCGGCGCGGGCCGCGCGCTCAAGCCGCACCTGCTCTCCGCCGAGGTGATGGGCTCGGCCAGCGCCTACGGCGTCGCGGGCGCGCACCGGCACACCCCGGAGATGGTGCAGAACCTCAGCGCCGTCGCGGGCGAACCCGTCGCCGTGTCCTTCACCCCCGTGCTCGCGCCGATGCCGCGCGGCATCCTCGCCACCTGCAGCGCCCCGCTGCGCGGCGACCTCGACACCGCCGCCGCCCGCAAGGTCTACCTGGACGCCTACGGCGAGGAGCCGTTCGTGCAGGTGCTGCCCGAGGGTTCGTGGCCGCAGACCTCCGCGACGCTCGGCGCCAACACGGTGCACCTGCAGGTCGCGGTGGACGCCGACGCGCGCCGCCTCGTCGTCATCGGTGCCGAGGACAACCTCACCAAGGGCACCGCCGGTGGCGCCGTGCAGTGCATGAACCTCGCCAAGGGCCTGCCCGAGACCACCGGCCTGCCGCTCGCCGGGATCGCCCCGTGA
- a CDS encoding helix-turn-helix domain-containing protein produces MQTTPDPRMLRIQLGIELRRLREEADRSTFEAADVLGCKQPKMSKVEGGSQGIKPEEVARLLDFYGASAKQRRYLTEVAEQAVKRNRPKKYHRDAVPDWFQRFLALESAATEIRLYEVETVTGLLQTEDYARSTIQAWEPAADPRLVEQQVRTRMQRQAVLGGKSRLRSLDVVVSEAALRRVQGSGEIMRAQLTRLIELSERPDIAIRVLPFSAPNRITVLSSFTLLHLGAQRLSSVYLEDVLGATYLWEAEEYTRYSMTLDRLQAASLPAEESRELIAKVRAEHT; encoded by the coding sequence ATGCAGACCACCCCCGATCCGCGCATGCTCCGAATCCAGCTCGGCATCGAGCTGCGCAGGCTGCGCGAAGAAGCCGACCGCAGCACCTTCGAAGCCGCCGACGTGCTGGGCTGCAAGCAACCGAAGATGAGCAAGGTCGAAGGCGGCAGCCAGGGCATCAAACCCGAAGAAGTGGCTCGGCTGCTGGACTTCTACGGCGCCTCCGCGAAGCAACGCCGCTACCTCACGGAGGTCGCCGAGCAGGCGGTGAAGCGCAACCGGCCGAAGAAGTACCACCGCGACGCGGTACCCGACTGGTTTCAGCGCTTCCTGGCCTTGGAGAGCGCGGCGACGGAGATCCGGCTGTACGAGGTGGAGACCGTCACGGGCCTGCTTCAGACCGAGGACTACGCGCGTTCGACCATCCAGGCTTGGGAACCCGCCGCGGACCCGCGCTTGGTCGAGCAGCAGGTGCGCACCCGCATGCAGCGGCAAGCGGTTCTGGGCGGCAAGAGCCGGTTGCGGTCGCTGGACGTGGTCGTCAGCGAAGCCGCGCTGCGACGGGTGCAAGGCAGCGGAGAGATCATGCGAGCCCAGCTGACGCGGTTGATCGAGCTGTCCGAACGGCCGGACATTGCGATCCGCGTCCTGCCGTTCAGCGCACCGAACCGGATCACGGTGCTCTCGTCCTTCACCTTGCTCCACCTTGGCGCGCAACGGCTTTCGTCGGTGTACCTCGAAGACGTGCTGGGTGCCACCTACCTCTGGGAGGCGGAGGAGTACACCCGGTACAGCATGACGCTGGACCGCTTGCAGGCTGCGTCGCTTCCGGCGGAGGAATCGCGCGAACTGATCGCTAAGGTGAGGGCGGAACACACCTGA
- a CDS encoding DUF397 domain-containing protein: protein MPAPDFSAAIWRKSSRSGSNGGQCVEIAFVPATADWRKSSRSGSNGGACVEIAVQPSVVGIRDSKDAAGPVLAVSRDAFGAFLRAIDSGRL, encoded by the coding sequence ATGCCAGCCCCGGACTTCTCCGCGGCCATCTGGCGCAAATCCAGCCGCAGCGGGTCCAACGGCGGCCAGTGCGTCGAGATCGCGTTCGTGCCCGCCACGGCCGACTGGCGGAAGTCCAGCCGCAGCGGCTCCAACGGCGGCGCCTGCGTGGAGATCGCCGTGCAGCCCTCCGTCGTCGGCATCCGGGACTCCAAGGACGCGGCGGGCCCGGTGCTCGCGGTGAGCCGGGACGCGTTCGGCGCCTTCCTGCGCGCGATCGACTCCGGGCGGCTGTGA